A stretch of Perognathus longimembris pacificus isolate PPM17 chromosome 1, ASM2315922v1, whole genome shotgun sequence DNA encodes these proteins:
- the LOC125354424 gene encoding olfactory receptor 6C2-like has translation MRNQTTITTFILLGLTDDPKLQLVLCLFLFLTYMLSVAGNLTIITLTLLDSRLKTPMYFFLRNFSFLEISFTTACIPRFLYSMTTGDNIITYNACATQLFFIVLFGAAEFFLLAAMSYDRYVAICKPLHYTTIMSNHVCTILILCCWGAGLLIILPPLSVGLQLEFCDSNVIDHFGCDTYPILQITCSDTVFIERIILCFAILTLIVTLVCVVLSYIYIVKNILKLPSAQQRKKAFSTCSSHMIVVSITYGSCIFIYIKPSANEGVAMNKVVSVLTTSVAPLLNPFIYTLRNKQVKEAFKDTVKRIIFLTRK, from the coding sequence ATGAGAAATcagacaacaataacaacattCATCCTGCTGGGATTAACAGATGACCCCAAACTACAGCTTGTACTTTGCCTATTTTTGTTTCTTACCTATATGTTAAGTGTGGCTGGAAACCTCACCATTATCACCCTCACACTTTTGGATTCCCGTCTTAAAACTCCCATGTATTTCTTTCTCCGGAATTTCTCTTTCTTAGAAATCTCATTCACCACAGCCTGTATTCCCAGATTCCTGTATTCTATGACAACAGGAGACAATATTATTACTTATAATGCTTGTGCCACCCAGTTGTTTTTCATTGTCCTCTTTGGAGCAGCAGAATTCTTTCTCCTCGCTGCCATGTCTTATGACCGTTATGTTGCCATATGCAAACCTCTGCATTACACAACCATCATGAGCAACCACGTTTGCACTATACTCATTCTCTGCTGCTGGGGTGCCGGCCTACTGATCATTCTGCCACCTCTTAGCGTAGGCCTCCAGCTGGAATTCTGTGACTCAAATGTGATTGATCATTTTGGCTGCGATACCTATCCTATACTGCAAATAACCTGCTCAGACACAGTGTTCATTGAGAGGATTATCTTGTGTTTTGCCATACTGACACTCATTGTTACTCTAGTTTGTGTGGTCCTGTCCTATATATACATCGTGAAGAACATCCTAAAGCTCCCTTCTGCCCAGCAAAGGAAAAAGGCCTTTTCCACCTGTTCTTCCCACATGATCGTGGTTTCCATCACCTATGGCAGCTGCATCTTCATCTACATCAAACCCTCAGCAAATGAGGGTGTGGCCATGAATAAGGTAGTGTCTGTACTCACAACCTCTGTTGCCCCTTTGCTCAACCCATTCATTTACACACTTCGAAACAAACAAGTGAAAGAGGCCTTCAAAGACACAGTAAAACGGATTATATTTCTCACAAGGAAGTAA